In Myxococcales bacterium, the following proteins share a genomic window:
- a CDS encoding TolC family protein, which produces MLARIYPYVLALVILLGVAAFALDARAAETDAWSLDDAIRFAMEHNPDIKERAAGIEVARQAKDEVLSGFMPQLNLTGGYQYIDNVPEIDVKFSPDLPAGMPEIKIDKSIRMGAADNYKVELGLNQLLFAGGRVYYGYQARDRQVEAKEMETAAARLAVARQTAEAYYGVLIAREVYAAQSAALDSAKAHLEHVTHRFEAGAASRFELLRAQVEVANQEPEVSKAAALIETAEAGLRRVLGAEKDRPLHLAGKLETAIQPAQEAQILDEALKNRPELSALAAGREAFEEAGRSRRGEMLPAVALTGTYGFQKPYYTNLDGDYNWTVGVGLSLPLFDGLRAYRGMKSNYAQAEAMDQSAWRTKQDIRLEIRNASLNRDESITRIASTRANLDRAGDMVAIAENSFTAGAVTSLEVIDAQLAATRARVAYLKALYDYRIAAVRLAAAAGDWQAIGR; this is translated from the coding sequence ATGCTGGCCCGGATTTATCCCTATGTGTTGGCGCTGGTCATTCTGCTGGGCGTCGCCGCCTTCGCCCTGGACGCCCGGGCGGCGGAAACGGACGCCTGGTCGTTGGACGACGCCATCCGCTTCGCCATGGAGCACAACCCCGACATCAAGGAGCGGGCGGCGGGTATCGAGGTGGCGCGCCAGGCGAAAGACGAGGTGCTGTCCGGGTTCATGCCGCAGCTCAACCTGACCGGCGGCTACCAGTACATCGACAACGTTCCGGAGATCGACGTCAAGTTTTCCCCCGATCTTCCCGCGGGGATGCCGGAGATCAAGATCGACAAGAGCATCCGCATGGGCGCCGCCGACAACTACAAGGTCGAACTGGGGCTCAATCAACTGCTGTTCGCCGGCGGGCGGGTCTATTACGGCTACCAGGCGCGCGACCGGCAGGTCGAGGCGAAGGAAATGGAGACCGCGGCGGCGCGGCTGGCCGTGGCGCGCCAGACCGCCGAGGCCTATTACGGCGTGCTGATCGCCCGCGAGGTGTACGCGGCCCAGTCCGCGGCCCTCGACTCGGCGAAGGCGCACCTGGAACACGTGACCCATCGGTTCGAGGCGGGCGCCGCCTCGCGCTTCGAGCTGCTGCGGGCCCAGGTGGAGGTCGCCAACCAGGAGCCGGAGGTCAGCAAGGCCGCCGCGCTGATCGAAACGGCCGAGGCCGGGCTGCGCCGCGTGCTGGGCGCGGAAAAGGACCGGCCGCTGCATCTGGCGGGCAAGCTGGAAACGGCGATTCAGCCGGCGCAGGAGGCGCAGATCCTGGACGAAGCCCTGAAAAACCGGCCGGAATTATCGGCCCTCGCGGCCGGCCGGGAAGCCTTCGAGGAGGCCGGTCGCAGCCGGCGCGGCGAGATGCTGCCGGCCGTCGCCCTGACCGGAACCTACGGTTTTCAGAAGCCGTACTACACGAACCTGGACGGCGACTACAACTGGACGGTCGGCGTCGGGCTTTCGCTGCCGCTGTTCGACGGCCTGCGCGCCTATCGCGGCATGAAGAGCAACTACGCCCAGGCCGAGGCGATGGATCAGAGCGCCTGGCGCACCAAGCAGGACATCCGGCTGGAGATCCGCAACGCCAGCCTGAACCGCGACGAATCGATCACCCGCATCGCCTCGACCCGCGCCAACCTGGACCGGGCCGGCGACATGGTGGCGATCGCCGAGAACAGCTTCACGGCCGGCGCGGTGACCAGCCTGGAGGTGATCGACGCCCAGCTCGCGGCGACGCGGGCGCGGGTGGCGTATTTGAAGGCGTTATACGATTACCGGATCGCGGCAGTGCGGCTCGCGGCGGCGGCCGGCGACTGGCAGGCGATCGGGAGGTAG
- a CDS encoding TetR/AcrR family transcriptional regulator, translating into MSDEKLNVAALLSGEASESEDKTRLRIITYAHRIFLERGFRKITVEELCAGMALSKRTFYKYFKNRDDLVLAILQEVVRTRFSKVFFNLNSDQPVRQVILRHFQLLQEEAFQNISLVFLSDVQDLMPELWEFIDQVRAQVALGLGRLIERGQREGAIRREIDPEVFGKIIEAFLLRVADPRYVMTLGLNLQQVAGTMRELIMHGVMVPEEEGGR; encoded by the coding sequence ATGTCGGATGAGAAACTGAACGTTGCCGCACTGCTGAGCGGGGAAGCGTCCGAGAGCGAGGACAAGACCCGCCTGCGCATCATCACATACGCCCACCGGATTTTTCTGGAGCGCGGTTTCCGCAAGATCACGGTCGAGGAGCTGTGCGCCGGCATGGCGCTGAGCAAGCGCACCTTTTACAAGTACTTCAAAAACCGCGACGACCTCGTGCTGGCCATCCTGCAGGAGGTCGTCCGGACGCGGTTCAGCAAGGTTTTCTTCAACTTGAATTCCGACCAGCCGGTGCGGCAGGTCATCCTGCGGCATTTTCAGCTTTTGCAGGAAGAGGCCTTTCAAAATATCTCGCTGGTATTCTTGTCCGACGTGCAGGATCTGATGCCCGAGCTATGGGAGTTCATCGATCAGGTGCGCGCTCAGGTGGCGCTGGGCCTGGGCCGGCTCATCGAACGCGGGCAGCGCGAGGGGGCGATTCGCCGCGAGATCGATCCGGAGGTTTTCGGCAAGATCATCGAGGCCTTTTTGCTGCGGGTCGCCGATCCGCGTTACGTGATGACCCTGGGTCTGAACCTGCAGCAGGTCGCCGGGACGATGCGGGAACTCATCATGCACGGCGTGATGGTTCCGGAAGAGGAAGGAGGCCGCTGA